A region of Vitis vinifera cultivar Pinot Noir 40024 chromosome 15, ASM3070453v1 DNA encodes the following proteins:
- the LOC100258572 gene encoding actin-depolymerizing factor 10, whose protein sequence is MANSASGMAVHDECKLKFLELKAKRNHRFIVFKIDERIQQVMVEKLGSPDETYEDFTNSLPADECRYAVFDFDFTTDENCQKSKIFFIAWSPDTSRVRSKMLYASSKDRFKRELDGIQVELQATDPSEMSMDIIKGRAL, encoded by the exons ATG GCGAATTCGGCATCTGGGATGGCAGTGCATGATGAGTGCAAGCTCAAGTTCTTGGAActaaaagcaaagagaaatcatcGGTTCATTGTCTTCAAGATCGATGAAAGGATTCAACAAGTGATGGTAGAGAAGTTGGGAAGCCCTGACGAGACCTATGAGGACTTCACCAACAGCTTGCCTGCCGATGAGTGTCGCTATGCTGTCTTTGATTTCGACTTCACAACAGATGAGAACTGCCAGAAGAGCAAGATTTTCTTCATTGCATG GTCCCCAGATACATCAAGGGTGAGGAGTAAGATGCTGTATGCAAGCTCCAAGGACAGATTCAAGAGAGAGCTTGATGGGATCCAAGTTGAGTTGCAGGCAACAGATCCTAGCGAAATGAGCATGGATATCATAAAAGGCCGAGCTCTTTAG